In the Pseudonocardia cypriaca genome, one interval contains:
- a CDS encoding YlxR family protein: MHGVLTPDPRRRLPGRGAWLHLAPECLDRAERRSAFPRALRVPGPLDTAPVRTHISAVCVNGARETPGSDTPGSKVDPS, from the coding sequence GTGCACGGGGTACTCACCCCGGACCCGCGGCGCAGGCTCCCCGGGCGCGGTGCATGGCTGCATCTCGCCCCGGAGTGCCTGGACCGTGCCGAGCGGCGCTCGGCGTTCCCGCGGGCGCTCCGCGTCCCGGGGCCGCTGGACACCGCGCCGGTGCGGACCCACATCAGCGCCGTGTGCGTGAACGGGGCCCGGGAGACACCCGGGTCCGACACACCAGGAAGCAAGGTCGACCCGTCATGA
- the nusA gene encoding transcription termination factor NusA — MNVDIAALRTIEREKDIPFETVIEAIETALLTAYKHTDGHQAHARIDIDRKTGAVRVLAQELGPDGAVDTEWDDTPEGFGRIAATTARQVIVQRLRDAEHERTYGEFAAKEGEVVAGVIQRDARANARGVVVVQLSGGTEGVLPQAEQVPGERYEHGERIRCYVVGVSRGMRGTQITLSRTHPNLVRKLFALEVPEIVDGSVEIVAVAREAGHRSKIAVRSTVSGVNPKGACIGPVGARVRGVMSELAGEKIDIIDWSEDPATFVGNALSPSKVVSVTVLDARTKTARVVVPDFQLSLAIGKEGQNARLAARLTGWRIDIRSDADPRGAIDAPETESVG; from the coding sequence GTGAACGTCGACATCGCGGCGCTGCGCACCATCGAGCGCGAGAAGGACATCCCGTTCGAGACGGTCATCGAGGCCATCGAGACCGCGCTGCTCACGGCGTACAAGCACACCGACGGCCACCAGGCGCACGCGCGGATCGACATCGACCGCAAGACGGGCGCGGTGCGGGTGCTCGCGCAGGAGCTGGGCCCCGACGGCGCCGTCGACACGGAGTGGGACGACACCCCCGAGGGGTTCGGGCGGATCGCCGCCACCACCGCGCGTCAGGTGATCGTGCAGCGGCTGCGTGACGCCGAGCACGAGCGCACCTACGGCGAGTTCGCCGCGAAGGAGGGCGAGGTCGTCGCGGGCGTCATCCAGCGCGACGCGCGCGCCAACGCCCGCGGCGTGGTGGTCGTCCAGCTCTCCGGTGGCACCGAGGGCGTGCTGCCGCAGGCCGAGCAGGTGCCCGGGGAGCGCTACGAGCACGGCGAGCGGATCCGCTGCTACGTGGTCGGCGTCAGCCGGGGAATGCGCGGGACGCAGATCACGTTGAGCCGCACGCATCCCAACCTCGTGCGCAAGCTGTTCGCGCTCGAGGTCCCGGAGATCGTCGACGGCTCCGTGGAGATCGTCGCGGTGGCGCGGGAGGCCGGCCACCGGTCCAAGATCGCCGTCCGCTCCACCGTGTCCGGCGTCAACCCGAAGGGCGCGTGCATCGGCCCGGTCGGTGCGCGGGTTCGCGGCGTGATGAGCGAGCTGGCCGGAGAGAAGATCGACATCATCGACTGGTCCGAGGACCCGGCGACGTTCGTCGGGAACGCGCTCTCGCCGTCGAAGGTGGTTTCGGTCACGGTGCTGGACGCCCGCACGAAGACCGCCAGGGTCGTCGTACCGGACTTCCAGCTGTCGCTCGCCATCGGCAAGGAAGGGCAGAACGCCCGGTTGGCGGCCCGGCTGACGGGTTGGCGCATCGACATCCGCAGCGACGCCGACCCCCGCGGGGCCATCGACGCGCCCGAGACGGAGTCGGTCGGCTGA
- the rimP gene encoding ribosome maturation factor RimP, translating to MPSPRPAQDAGPQPGELHGVLAPIVADAGFELDQLDVRAAGRRHTVKVVVDSDEGVGLDDIATVSRAISAELDRREHLIGGSYTLEVTSPGVDRPLTGPRHWRRAHLRQVAVRLHDGTTFTGRVGAAGEESVTVLVDGRRREVRYADVAHAGVQVEFRPAPEHEVALLQEEGTA from the coding sequence ATGCCCTCCCCCCGCCCCGCGCAGGATGCCGGCCCTCAGCCCGGTGAGCTGCACGGTGTGCTGGCGCCCATCGTCGCGGACGCCGGGTTCGAGCTCGACCAGCTCGACGTCCGGGCCGCCGGCCGCCGCCACACCGTCAAGGTGGTGGTCGACTCCGACGAAGGCGTGGGCCTCGACGACATCGCGACCGTCTCGCGAGCGATCTCCGCCGAGCTGGACCGCCGGGAGCACCTCATCGGCGGCTCCTACACCCTGGAGGTCACCTCGCCAGGGGTCGACCGCCCGCTCACCGGGCCGCGGCACTGGCGGCGGGCCCACCTGCGCCAGGTGGCGGTCCGGCTGCACGACGGCACGACCTTCACCGGTCGCGTCGGCGCGGCGGGCGAGGAGTCCGTCACGGTGCTCGTCGACGGGCGGCGGCGCGAGGTGCGCTACGCGGACGTGGCCCACGCGGGCGTACAGGTGGAGTTCCGGCCCGCGCCGGAGCACGAGGTGGCGCTGCTGCAAGAGGAGGGTACGGCGTGA